The Bordetella sp. FB-8 genome includes a window with the following:
- a CDS encoding DUF2946 domain-containing protein, producing the protein MDSLPRSHFTRSRTAWLGLLAMCMVVFAPLVSQSLMALRMGQARIQAIEHQLCSADSQDAAAMRPHTGHTGTQDGPMSACGYCNFLAGHAALPVIPAAALALVLLMRIASVAMPAQRHIACSAFPSGRPRGPPVFPRLTA; encoded by the coding sequence ATGGACTCCCTGCCCCGTTCACACTTCACGCGCAGCCGGACCGCCTGGCTTGGCCTGCTGGCCATGTGCATGGTGGTTTTCGCGCCGCTGGTCAGCCAGTCGCTGATGGCCTTGCGCATGGGACAGGCGCGGATACAGGCCATCGAACACCAGCTCTGCTCGGCCGACAGTCAGGACGCGGCGGCCATGCGCCCGCATACCGGCCATACGGGCACGCAAGACGGTCCGATGTCCGCCTGCGGCTACTGCAACTTCCTGGCCGGCCATGCCGCCCTGCCCGTCATCCCGGCGGCGGCGCTGGCGCTCGTTCTGCTCATGCGCATCGCGTCGGTGGCCATGCCGGCGCAGCGCCATATCGCCTGCTCAGCCTTTCCTTCGGGCCGTCCCCGGGGTCCGCCTGTTTTTCCTCGTCTAACCGCGTAA
- a CDS encoding copper chaperone PCu(A)C, whose protein sequence is MKQAIMLAGLLALPAAAAYAQGGGMPGMSPSATMHDMAPSQASAAPENVSIQGCWIRLLPGGAPSAGYFTVENSGNEPVSLVGVHTDAFGMAMLHQTRKDSKGMMGMSPVSDVPVPPKGRLAFAPGGYHVMLEKPTRPLHAGDKVALTLRLGGNRMLRTQCEARSPASAAK, encoded by the coding sequence ATGAAACAAGCAATTATGCTGGCGGGCCTGCTCGCCCTGCCCGCCGCCGCGGCGTATGCCCAGGGCGGCGGCATGCCCGGTATGTCCCCAAGCGCAACGATGCACGATATGGCGCCCAGCCAGGCAAGCGCTGCTCCCGAAAATGTATCGATACAGGGCTGCTGGATCCGGCTGCTGCCCGGCGGTGCGCCTTCGGCCGGCTACTTCACGGTCGAGAATTCGGGAAACGAGCCTGTTTCCCTCGTGGGCGTGCATACCGATGCATTCGGTATGGCCATGCTGCACCAGACCCGCAAGGACAGCAAAGGGATGATGGGCATGTCACCCGTGAGCGATGTGCCGGTGCCGCCCAAAGGGCGGCTCGCTTTCGCGCCCGGCGGCTATCACGTCATGCTGGAAAAACCGACCAGACCGCTACACGCCGGCGACAAAGTCGCGCTGACGCTGCGCTTGGGCGGCAACCGGATGCTGAGGACTCAGTGCGAAGCCCGCTCGCCCGCCTCCGCCGCGAAATGA
- a CDS encoding cytochrome c yields the protein MDMLGMYPTFYVPGIGTAWVMGIIGTIHVVASHTSVGASFLFALLETRAYRDNKPQLMDFIQRYGLFLLIFSYVIGSITGPGIWYSITVASPRGVGALIHNFVWVWAAEWVFFTVEVIGVYALVYLIGKVDARTHLKLTWSFALASWTTMLLIVGILSFMMGPGNAAWYRTGSASDAFFSSNCFAQLGMRTGLMFVMASVVGLIVASRLRDADLQRSVVRLLAQVGLAGGLLMALMSFFYVRTLPRSAILLLDFRLLPAYARDMAAVLAVTALWLLFAWCRPGRVYTSLATALFVFVAIAGVWPEERMRESLRKPYVAGRYIYGNQIIARDVPGKGIEEEVDRIARDGLLKLHPFVPERLRTVNDGNRLEVGQLLAKMTCANCHALEPGAPLRNLPDQFHRATDEDLIAAYLRGPLKHGTQPYMPRIALPEDEIEALAHYLAVDDSGQDVDRLIARERRSRRLLDGKE from the coding sequence ATGGACATGCTCGGCATGTACCCGACTTTCTACGTCCCTGGCATCGGCACGGCCTGGGTCATGGGCATCATCGGCACCATCCACGTCGTGGCCTCCCATACGTCGGTGGGCGCGTCTTTTCTGTTCGCGCTGCTCGAGACCCGCGCCTATCGCGACAACAAGCCGCAGCTGATGGACTTCATCCAGCGCTACGGCCTGTTCCTGCTGATTTTTTCCTATGTGATCGGCTCGATTACCGGGCCCGGTATCTGGTACTCCATCACAGTGGCCAGCCCGCGCGGCGTGGGCGCCCTGATCCACAACTTCGTCTGGGTCTGGGCCGCGGAATGGGTGTTCTTCACCGTCGAGGTGATCGGCGTCTACGCGCTGGTGTACCTGATCGGCAAGGTGGACGCCCGCACGCACCTGAAGCTCACGTGGTCGTTCGCGCTGGCGTCATGGACCACCATGCTACTGATCGTCGGCATCCTGTCGTTCATGATGGGGCCGGGCAACGCCGCATGGTATCGCACGGGATCGGCCAGCGACGCCTTCTTTAGTTCCAATTGCTTTGCCCAGCTCGGCATGCGCACCGGCCTGATGTTCGTGATGGCGAGCGTGGTCGGCCTGATCGTCGCCAGCCGCCTGCGCGATGCCGACCTGCAGCGCAGCGTCGTGCGGCTGCTGGCGCAGGTCGGGCTGGCCGGCGGCCTGCTCATGGCGCTGATGTCATTTTTCTACGTCCGCACGCTGCCGCGCAGCGCCATCCTGTTGCTCGATTTTCGCCTGTTGCCGGCTTATGCCCGGGACATGGCGGCCGTGCTCGCCGTCACGGCGCTGTGGCTGCTCTTCGCATGGTGCAGGCCCGGCCGCGTCTATACCTCACTGGCCACGGCCTTGTTCGTCTTTGTCGCCATTGCGGGAGTCTGGCCAGAAGAGCGCATGCGCGAGTCGCTGCGCAAGCCTTATGTCGCGGGCCGGTATATCTATGGCAACCAGATCATCGCCCGGGACGTTCCCGGCAAGGGCATCGAGGAGGAAGTGGACCGAATCGCCCGCGACGGGTTACTCAAGCTGCACCCTTTCGTTCCCGAGCGCCTGCGCACGGTCAACGACGGCAATCGGCTCGAAGTGGGACAACTGCTGGCCAAGATGACCTGTGCGAACTGCCATGCCCTGGAACCCGGCGCGCCCCTGCGCAATCTGCCGGACCAATTCCACCGGGCAACCGACGAGGACTTGATCGCGGCTTATCTGCGCGGCCCGCTCAAGCACGGCACCCAGCCCTATATGCCGCGCATCGCCTTGCCCGAGGACGAGATCGAGGCGCTCGCGCATTACCTGGCCGTGGACGACAGCGGCCAGGATGTCGACCGCCTGATTGCCCGCGAAAGACGATCGCGCCGCCTGCTGGATGGAAAGGAGTAA